The following proteins come from a genomic window of Microtus ochrogaster isolate Prairie Vole_2 unplaced genomic scaffold, MicOch1.0 UNK1, whole genome shotgun sequence:
- the LOC101980190 gene encoding C-type lectin domain family 4 member A-like, producing the protein MASPNIYTDLNFKTQPVFSGTISDSFSARPKKTTIHKSNPGFPTLPFTSLMFFLLLAVLSSVSLNILFQMYSDLLEEKDSIKQLNHTELDCIKDHPSEEDKVWSCCPKDWEPLSSHCYFIPTDSASWSESEEKCSSMGAHLMVVHSREEQDFITKILRRDAAYFIGLSDPGHRQWQWVDQTPYNESTTFWHPGDPNNDREQCVILSHPRSSWGWNDIPCSDKQRSVCQMKKIYL; encoded by the exons ATGGCTTCACCAAACATTTATACTGACCTGAACTTCAAAACTCAACCTGTTTTCTCAGGCACTATCTCGGACTCATTTTCAG CCCGCCCAAAGAAGACCACCATTCACAAAAGTAATCCTGGCTTTCCCACGCTGCCTTTTACCTCGTTGATGTTTTTCCTGCTGTTGGCAGTCTTATCCTCTGTTTCTCTGAACA ttttgTTTCAAATGTATTCTGATCTCCTTGAAGAAAAAGATAGTATAAAACAACTGAATCACACAGAATTGGATTGTATAAAAGACCACCCGTCCGAGGAAG ACAAAGTCTGGAGCTGTTGCCCAAAGGACTGGGAGCCACTCAGTTCCCACTGCTACTTCATTCCCACTGACTCGGCATCTTGGAGTGAGAGTGAGGAGAAGTGCTCCAGCATGGGTGCTCATCTGATGGTGGTCCACAGCCGGGAAGAACAG gaTTTCATCACTAAGATTCTGAGACGTGATGCTGCTTATTTTATCGGGCTTTCAGATCCAGGTCATCGACAGTGGCAATGGGTTGATCAGACACCGTACAATGAAAGCACCAC GTTCTGGCACCCAGGTGACCCCAACAATGACCGCGAACAATGTGTTATCTTAAGTCATCCACGTTCTAGCTGGGGCTGGAATGACATCCCTTGCAGTGATAAGCAGAGGTCAGTTTGTCAGATGAAGAAAATATACTTATGA